A single candidate division WOR-3 bacterium DNA region contains:
- a CDS encoding helix-hairpin-helix domain-containing protein — protein sequence MIYLIILFLISGTEEIKRKDLNSVSLQELYSLPLDSSIAENIIEYRIEHGSFRTFTDLIYVKDMDPQSYSDILKEFSITPLAPADWRNLRIDQLKDRLASEDDPGNSAIDYWENLLLFPLDLNKATVQQLNSLYGVSLIDASAIVSHRQKWGDYRYLSHLRNTENLSSYGYRNIRYYVFEPDDSIEDRYWGIVRYKSELENLRNEEGDLNYYKNELEQRIGALEDIESSIYEDLTLSGWTPGMIDSLRMSLESDFQSISSIKEDFNASISAKGGYSDRFRAGAAYNTEEAGKNTFQGYVLFEHWGFVQKFIAGDYRLTLSEGLFMDNSSEFRARTTQRIRGLYPALTPNSQYGFRGAAAELNFMDIAYPLLFVSYSKRDAILSSDDTALALFSFPWEIEKYSENLTEKLAGAGISFRLDKYLPGTCVEAYFYALEYDKYFLPDTSLLDIPGDRDNLEDGNFLLSSTGQQRQAYSVSARTVFSGIFQMSGELAGQKNGKKAYLISSRVQKEFIYLDFIFRHYDIGYDNPFSRGFAEQRRFEDTEFEKPYRLLNPVYSYLQYDPVPKAEQGFYIETRYQITRSLTITKAYVDIWKNLATGLDNFRSQATVEYRFSYPMSFRLRQKWQNKKLQKPSYYSSSVTNETELTLRFFLQNSDYISFSLARSQVMLSQREGKGNSEIISGYYLSGRYEHKFYDGFSVLGGMDIWNGEEMSMWEFEDMGIDFLYGHGIKTYFAARQRLNDNIFLRFKVRHDLSYSPYYGSEELHFADGQLYNGAGFDDVSSNFYLYILMDYRF from the coding sequence GTGATATATCTAATAATTTTATTTCTGATATCCGGAACCGAAGAAATCAAACGCAAAGATTTGAATTCGGTTTCACTGCAGGAACTATATTCTCTTCCGCTCGACAGCTCGATTGCGGAAAACATTATCGAATACAGAATCGAACACGGCTCTTTCAGGACGTTTACGGATCTGATATACGTCAAGGATATGGACCCCCAAAGCTATTCAGACATTTTAAAGGAATTTTCGATTACACCCCTCGCGCCTGCCGATTGGAGAAACCTCAGAATAGACCAGCTCAAGGACCGTCTCGCTTCTGAAGACGACCCCGGAAATTCGGCAATTGACTACTGGGAGAATTTGCTTCTTTTCCCTCTCGACCTGAACAAAGCGACTGTTCAGCAATTGAATTCTCTTTACGGAGTTTCTTTGATAGACGCGTCCGCCATTGTCAGCCACAGACAGAAATGGGGTGATTACAGGTACTTGAGCCATTTAAGAAACACTGAAAATCTGTCTTCCTACGGCTACAGAAACATCAGATACTATGTTTTCGAACCCGACGATTCAATAGAAGACAGATACTGGGGTATTGTCAGATACAAAAGCGAATTGGAAAACCTCCGGAATGAAGAAGGCGATTTAAATTACTACAAAAATGAACTTGAGCAAAGAATAGGCGCGTTGGAAGATATCGAATCTTCAATATACGAAGATTTGACTTTGAGCGGCTGGACCCCGGGTATGATTGATTCACTTAGAATGTCCTTGGAATCGGACTTTCAGAGCATCTCGTCGATAAAAGAAGATTTCAACGCCTCAATTTCAGCGAAAGGAGGGTATTCTGACAGGTTCAGAGCCGGCGCCGCATACAATACGGAAGAAGCAGGTAAAAATACCTTTCAAGGATACGTGTTGTTCGAACACTGGGGATTCGTTCAAAAATTTATAGCAGGCGATTATAGATTGACACTCTCAGAAGGCCTTTTCATGGACAATTCCTCGGAATTCAGAGCGAGGACAACTCAGAGGATCAGGGGTTTATACCCGGCTCTGACCCCAAACAGCCAATACGGATTCAGAGGAGCGGCGGCGGAACTTAACTTCATGGATATCGCCTATCCCCTGCTTTTTGTCAGTTATTCAAAGCGAGACGCGATTTTGTCATCCGATGACACCGCACTCGCTCTGTTTTCATTTCCCTGGGAGATCGAAAAGTATTCCGAAAATTTGACCGAAAAGCTTGCAGGGGCGGGAATCTCCTTCAGACTCGACAAGTATTTGCCCGGAACATGTGTTGAAGCGTATTTTTATGCTTTGGAATACGACAAATATTTTCTGCCGGACACTTCTCTCCTTGACATACCGGGAGACAGAGACAACTTGGAAGACGGAAACTTCCTTCTCTCTTCGACCGGACAACAAAGACAGGCTTATTCAGTATCCGCAAGAACAGTTTTTTCGGGAATTTTTCAGATGTCAGGCGAGTTAGCAGGTCAGAAAAACGGCAAGAAAGCTTATTTGATTTCATCGAGAGTTCAAAAAGAATTCATATACTTGGACTTCATCTTCAGGCACTACGACATAGGTTACGACAATCCTTTCTCAAGAGGATTTGCCGAGCAAAGGCGTTTTGAGGACACCGAATTTGAAAAACCCTACAGGCTTTTAAACCCGGTTTATTCATACCTACAATACGACCCCGTTCCGAAAGCTGAACAGGGATTTTATATCGAGACACGCTATCAGATAACGAGAAGCCTGACAATCACCAAAGCGTATGTCGACATTTGGAAAAATCTTGCTACAGGTTTGGACAATTTCAGATCACAGGCTACGGTTGAATACAGGTTTTCCTATCCAATGAGTTTTAGGCTGAGGCAGAAGTGGCAGAACAAAAAACTGCAAAAACCTTCATACTACAGTTCTTCCGTGACCAACGAGACAGAACTGACACTCAGATTTTTCCTCCAAAACAGCGATTACATCTCGTTTTCTTTGGCGAGAAGCCAGGTCATGCTTTCTCAGCGTGAAGGAAAAGGAAATTCTGAAATTATATCCGGTTATTATCTGTCGGGAAGATACGAGCATAAATTCTACGATGGATTTTCTGTTCTCGGAGGTATGGACATCTGGAACGGCGAAGAGATGAGCATGTGGGAATTCGAAGACATGGGGATAGATTTTCTCTATGGTCACGGCATCAAAACTTATTTTGCGGCGCGGCAGAGGCTGAACGACAATATTTTCCTGCGGTTCAAAGTCAGGCATGATCTTTCATACAGCCCCTATTACGGCTCGGAAGAGCTCCACTTTGCAGACGGGCAGCTATACAACGGAGCCGGTTTTGATGATGTTTCATCGAATTTTTATTTATACATTCTGATGGACTACAGGTTTTAG